A stretch of Palaemon carinicauda isolate YSFRI2023 chromosome 36, ASM3689809v2, whole genome shotgun sequence DNA encodes these proteins:
- the LOC137628847 gene encoding uncharacterized protein isoform X1, with product MDSKSTYEQYLKMLFRNFDLWINSLSVTKDYEVLRNIIVCDQFMSTLPKEMRLFLKERKPRTPEDYSSLADTYASAHKCYPKDEQKSFRHNANLSSSSDKISVSEKPEKTSSSRPGKIACYGCGQSGHISRNCPNKVPKKKSESSLEIGQVLDNTGVCGPMVCGTVNGVTVSTILRDTGCTGVVVSEDLIPEPGTNCSYSTLIDYLGRKDRFPIFKIYLKCNLFTGWVDAVRAPIKYCTVLLGNIPGVQDHNLFPLKNTDSSIDVKAVTRAQVKRRNIVHPLALPEPFDISIDHESFLREQQNCKALKYAREMSQSGDVKRCKNGLQYEFVMRNGLLYRKIQKCKKPQLLGKEQLVVPVKCIKLVLRLAHDIPVSGHFSHRKTFNKINEIFWWQGMTSDIYKYCKSCDVCQKSSLVGKVKKAQMVKLPVISTPFYRVAIDLVGPISPPSEAGHRYILTMVDYASSFPEAVALKNITSEDIAETLISIFSRVGVPKEILSDRGPQFRSELMLQVHKLLGVKPLFSTPYHPAANGRIERQHQILKSILKKICELKHNQWHRFLPAALFAMREIPSDTTGFSPFEILYGRQVRGPLTILKELWTNSDMSAGETDLYSFVLELREKLSDVSDLAVQNMNISSSTYKSYFDLKSSKRRFKADDEVLLLIPEKQGKLQFSWRGPYKIIDKHGPVDYWVNVEGKKRLYHINLMKKYYRRENVNILHVADEDMTGMINTVHVNKVAVINADEDDYLKIETVDTNQSTCNINPNLSDVQKNYLRNLCQKYKHVFSDKPGKTSLQEHNIKIKTTETFVHFDCEPMPSFEQDLHKFADFMYITELDICKAYHQIPLTPESRKYTAFSTNLGLMQYVRLPFGLSTACATYIRLMRQVLKGLFFVVCYFDNIFIVSKDWKIHMADLETVILRLQEAGLTAKPGKCFLGYEEIQYLGYVINKRGIFPQQDKIGAILDMPAPTTKKQLRSFIGSVNFYGRFIPNLSDKLIHLTKFLKKGSSEKFNFDEDALCKFNELKSCLTSPPILQVPDLNNIFCLRTDASSTGLGAVLLQYIDGEPYPVAFGSKKLLPPETRYAAIERECLAIVWGIKKFEYYLMGRKFLLESDHKPLMYLETSKSSNDRLMRWSLALQVYSFSVVHVKGTNNIFADLLSRG from the exons atggaTTCCAAGAGCACATATGAACAATATTTGAAGATGTTATTTCGAAATTTTGACTTATGGATAAATAGTCTTAGTGTAACGAAAGACTACGAAGTTTTGAGAAACATTATAGTCTGTGATCAGTTCATGTCTACTTTACCTAAGGAAATGCGTCTTTTTCTTAAGGAGCGTAAACCTAGAACTCCAGAGGATTATTCATCATTGGCAGACACATATGCTTCAGCACACAAATGTTACCCTAAAGATGAGCAGAAGTCCTTTAGGCATAATGCGAATTTATCTAGTTCCAGTGACAAGATCAGTGTGAGTGAGAAACCAGAGAAAACTAGTTCGTCACGTCCTGGTAAGATTGCATGTTACGGTTGTGGTCAGAGTGGACATATTTCGAGAAACTGTCCTAACAAGGTACCCAAAAAGAAATCTGAATCTTCTCTTGAGATAGGTCAAGTTCTGGATAACACTGGAGTATGTGGACCTATGGTATGTGGAACAGTGAATGGTGTTACAGTATCTACAATACTTAGAGATACAGGTTGTACAGGAGTAGTGGTATCAGAGGATTTGATTCCTGAGCCTGGAACAAATTGTTCATATTCtactcttattgattatttgggcaggaaggacagattccctattttcaagatttatttgaaatgtaatctctttacAGGTTGGGTTGATGCTGTTCgggctccaataaagtactgtactgtcttattaggcaatattccaggtgtacaggaccataatttgtttcctctgaaaaatacggattcttccatTGACGTAAAAGCCGTAACAAGAGCACaggtaaaaaggagaaatattgttCACCCTCTTGCTTTACCAGAACCATTTGATATATCCATTGATCATGAATCTTTTCTTAGAGAACAGCAGAATTGCAAAGCTTTGAAATATGCAAGAGAAATGAGTCAGTCTGGAGATGTCAAACGTTGCAAGAATGGTTTGCAGTACGAGTTCGTGATGAGAAATGGACTTCTctacaggaaaatacagaaatgtaaaaagcctcagttactgggaaaggaacagttggttgtaccagttaaatgcataaaattagttttgcgccttgcacatgatattccggtaagtggacatttttctcataggaaaacctttaataagattaatgaaattttctggtggcagggtatgacgtctgacatatataaatattgcaaatcttgtgatgtatgccaaaaatcttcccttgttggaaaagtaaagaAGGCTCAGATGGTTAAATTACCAGTGATCTCTACGCCATTTTATAGAGTTGCTATTGACTTAGTGGGCCCGATTTCTCCTCCTAGTGAAGCAGGGCATAGATATATTTTGACTATGGTAGATTATGCTTCAAGCTTCCCGGAAGCAGTTgctttgaagaacataacatctgaagacattgcagaaaccttaatatctattttttccagagTGGGAGTGCCGAAGGAAATTCTTTCTGACAGAGGACCACAATTTCGATCAGAACTTATGTTGCAAGTACACAAGTTATTAGGAGTGAAACCTCTTTTCAGTACCCCCTAtcatcctgctgccaatggaagaatagaaaggcaacaccagattttaaagagtatattaaagaaaatatgtgagttaaaacataatcagtggcatcgtttccttccagcagcactgttcgccatgagggaaatcccaagtgatacaacaggtttctcaccatttgagattttatatgggcgtcaagtgagaggtcccttgacaatattgaaggaactatggacaaattcggatatgtctgcaggggaaactgatctttattcttttgttttggaactacgtgaaaagttgtccgatgtttctgatttggctgttcaaaacatgaatatatcttccagtacatataagtcttattttgatttgaagagtagtaagcgccgatttaaagctgatgatgaagtacttttgcttattccagaaaaacaaggtaaattgcagttctcatggagaggtccatacaagataattgataagcatggtccagttgactactgggtaaacgtagaaggtaagaagagactgtatcatatcaatcttatgaagaaatattaccgtagagagaatgttaatatattacatgtagcagatgaagatatgactggaatgataaacactgttcatgttaacaaagttgctgttattaatgctgatgaggatgattatcTGAAAATTGAAACTGTGGATACCAATCAGAGTACGTGCAACATAAACCCTAATCTTTCAGATGTACAGAAAAATTATCTTCGTAACTTATGTCAGAAGTACAAACATGTATTTTCAGATAAACcaggtaaaacttctttacaagagcataatattaagattaagactACTGAAACCTTTGTTC ATTTTGATTGTGAGCCCATGCCAAGCTTTGAGCAAGATCTTCATAAGTTTGCAGATTTTATGTACATTACAGAACTTGATATCTGCAAAGCATATCATCAGATTCCTCTAACACCAGAAAGTCGCAAGTATACAGCTTTTTCAACTAATCTTGGACTAATGCAatatgtaagattaccttttggccttagcacAGCTTGTGCTACGTATATTAGATTAATGAGGCAAGTATTGAAAGGTCTTTTTTTTGTAGTTTGCtattttgataatatctttatTGTATCCAAAGACTGGAAAATTCATATGGCAGATTTGGAAACAGTCATATTGCGACTGCAAGAAGCAGGATTAACTGCTAAACCAGGAAAGTGTTTCCTCGGTTATGAAGAGATACAATATTTAGGATATGTAATCAACAAAAGGGGTATTTTTCCTCAACAGGATAAAATTGGAGCTATTTTGGATATGCCTGCTCCCACTACAAAGAAACAGTTACGAAGCTTTATTGGATCTGTAAATTTTTATGGTagatttattccaaatttgtcagataaactaattcatcttacgaagtttttgaagaagggtagttcagaaaaatttaattttgatgaagATGCATTGTGCAAATTTAATGAACTGAAATCTTGTCTAACTTCTCCTCCGATTCTTCAGGTGCCTGATctaaataacattttctgtttgagaacggatgcatcgtctacaggtctaggagcagttttgctgcagtatatagacggtgaaccttatccagtagcattcggaagcaagaaacttcttccccccgagactcgatatgcagctatcgagcgagaatgcttggccatagtatggggaataaagaagtttgagtactacttaatggggagaAAATTCCTCTTGGAAAGTGATCATAAGCCACTCATGTATTTAGAGACTTCAAAGTCTAGTAATGATAGACTAATGCGTTGGTCTTTGGCATTACAAGTTTATTCTTTCTCTGTTGTTCATGTGAAGGGTACCaataatatatttgctgatttgttaagtagaggttaa